A region of Triplophysa rosa linkage group LG16, Trosa_1v2, whole genome shotgun sequence DNA encodes the following proteins:
- the trappc3 gene encoding trafficking protein particle complex subunit 3 has product MSRQSNRTTDSKKMNSELFTLTYGALVTQLCKDYENDEEVNKQLDKMGYNIGVRLIEDFLARSSVGRCHDFRETADVIAKVAFKMYLGVTPSVTNWSPAGDEFSLILESNPLVDFVELPDNHSNLVYSSLLCGVLKGALEMVQMAVDVRFAQDTLRGDNVTEIRMKFIKRIEENVPAGDE; this is encoded by the exons ATGTCTAGGCAGTCGAACAGAACGACAGACAGCAAGAAGATG AATTCAGAATTATTTACTCTGACCTATGGTGCCCTGGTCACTCAGTTGTGTAAGGACTATGAAAATGATGAGGAGGTGAACAAACAACTGGATAAAAT GGGATACAATATCGGAGTGCGTCTGATTGAGGACTTCTTGGCTCGGTCAAGCGTGGGGAGGTGTCACGATTTCCGAGAAACTGCAGATGTTATCGCGAAG GTAGCCTTTAAGATGTACTTGGGTGTCACCCCCAGCGTGACCAACTGGAGTCCTGCTGGTGATGAGTTTTCTCTTATCCTTGAAAGCAACCCCCTGGTGGATTTTGTGGAGCTTCCTGATAACCACAGTAACCTGGTGTACTCCAGCCTTCTCTGCGGAGTGCTGAAAGGAGCTCTTGAAATG GTTCAAATGGCTGTGGATGTGCGATTTGCTCAGGATACGTTGAGAGGTGACAACGTGACTGAAATTCGAATGAAGTTCATCAAAAGGATTGAGGAGAACGTGCCGGCTGGGGATGAATGA